A DNA window from Myripristis murdjan chromosome 19, fMyrMur1.1, whole genome shotgun sequence contains the following coding sequences:
- the myocd gene encoding myocardin isoform X1: protein MNAVKCTEVPANGPESRQCPGHPDVTEGHGGRGEQKNKRNHALRKQLPSTEGNKVLQLRLQQRRTREQLADQGIMPHPASDVSSLEAQMRLKRARLADDLNEKLALRPGPLELVQKNIIPLDSAVRAATMTVNHGKFPKQEDSYAFEEDSSSDSLSPEQHHSDESQGSACPSSEAVGSTASSSSSPALTSPRQGGATRDPPDQSQDEGLSGANNSQPTPPIPVPAIVKSKTSDKNRHKKPKDVKPKVKKLKYHQYIPPDQKAEKSPPPMDSAYARLLQQQQLFLQLQILSQQKHAHTQPHTHSQQHTHAPQTQAQAQAQQRQSTFSYQPLHPPGQTQKGGSDQLSACSSSGSTSTVNSSSPSPVKTTYPNQTNISPVKPGPLPANLDDLKVSELRQHLRIRGMPVSGTKTALIERLRPFKDSNASSSPSGSSDITTMTFSVTPSGSLSSYQSPSSSSALSQGGYYPYPSTSSTPPISPASSELSLSGSLPDSFSDVPMSSPPQFALQPSPAQLSAEEGLGGGSMAGGGPRGGEGGELDGLEAEKDKMLVEKQKVIEELTWKLHQEQRQVEELKMQLHKRKRCYGATQDSIPPPSQSHHPTMHHQHNSAMMGQHFFGVTIKQEPMTLSSSCPLSSPKQLKSPPGSCMEDMGHCSAPVPSMGGSGGPRCMDTAPSSGSPSAMSAFLSPQCSPQDSPIGKPSSSPQPSSPNNPYLLSPPLGRDGCSHPLPQGNTRARNMQIQQKTGGQPVNCSYSDQRGLQGVFPNSADCGLTHRGTTKATNSNMQPKMSILPPPRQVGQKCQVSTPAYSSSESAASDLRQPPCYEDAVKQQMTRSQQMDEILDVLIESGEMPANAREERERSSVTKVVPHITVSPGSAGLIVPRFHRHYEHLSPPQLPYDQSANHITDSHLDTLLGSPIGRGGEVALLKMAAEEGGQEDEGNGDGDGYSSPNNHRHHHPHHPHQDKLLANKDLMDTPTPLSPINTKVSPVPEVQGMVGMTFSETPWETMEWLDLTPPSSATAFSVAPPNGPSIFNTEFLDVTDINLNSAMDLHLEHW, encoded by the exons TCCTACAGTTAAGACTTCAGCAGAGGAGGACACGAGAGCAACTGGCAGACCAGGGCATCATGCCTC aCCCGGCCTCAGACGTCTCCTCTCTGGAGGCCCAGATGAGGCTAAAGCGAGCACGACTCGCCGACGACCTGAATGAGAAGCTGGCTCTCAGGCCAGGCCCCCTGGAGCTGGTCCAAAAGAATATCATTCCCCTAGACTCTGCCGTCAGAGCGGCCACCATGACAG TAAACCATGGCAAGTTCCCTAAGCAAGAGGACTCTTACGCCTTcgaggaggacagcagcagtgacagccTGTCTCCAGAGCAGCACCACAGTGACGAGTCCCAGGGCTCGGCCTGCCCCTCCTCCGAGGCCGTCGGCAGcacagcctcctcttcctcctcgcctGCCCTCACCAGCCCACGACAG GGGGGTGCAACTAGAGATCCTCCCGATCAAAGTCAGGATGAAGGGCTGTCTGGTGCCAACAACAGCCAGCCTACTCCACCCATACCTGTTCCTGCTATTGTCAAG TCCAAGACTTCAGACAAGAACCGACACAAGAAGCCCAAAGATGTGAAGCCCAAGGTGAAGAAGCTCAAGTACCACCAGTACATTCCTCCGGACCAGAAGGCTGAGAAGTCCCCTCCGCCCATGGACTCGGCCTACGCCCGACtcctgcagcaacagcagctctTCCTGCAGCTCCAGATCCTCAGCCAGCAgaaacacgcgcacacacagccgcacacacactcacagcagcaCACGCACGCCCCGCAGACGCAGGCCCAAGCTCAGGCTCAGCAGCGACAGTCCACTTTCAGCTACCAGCCGCTGCACCCGCCAGGCCAAACGCAGAA AGGAGGCAGTGATCAGCTGTCAGCCTGCAGCTCCAGTGGCTCTACCAGCACCGTCAACAGCAGCTCCCCCTCTCCGGTTAAGACCACATACCCGAATCAAACCAACATCTCACCAGTCAAGCCTGGGCCTTTGCCAGCCAATTTGGATGACCTAAAA GTGTCAGAGCTCAGGCAGCACCTGCGTATCCGTGGCATGCCTGTCTCAGGCACCAAGACCGCCCTAATTGAGCGACTCCGGCCCTTCAAGGACTCCAATGCCAGCTCCTCCCCCTCAGGCTCCAGCGACATTACCACCATGACCTTCTCCGTCACTCCCTCGGGATCCCTGTCTTCCTACCAGTCTCCGTCTTCCTCCAGCGCCCTATCCCAAGGAGGGTACTACCCTTAccccagcacctcctccacccctcccatCTCTCCGGCCTCCTCCGAGCTGTCCCTCAGCGGCTCACTCCCTGACAGCTTCAGCGATGTGCCCATGTCATCGCCACCGCAATTCGCCTTGCAGCCATCCCCAGCTCAGCTCAGCGCCGAGGAGGGACTTGGAGGAGGCAGCATGGCTGGTGGAGGCCCgcggggaggggagggtggagAGTTGGATGGCCTGGAGGCAGAGAAGGACAAGATGCTGGTGGAGAAGCAGAAGGTGATTGAAGAGCTGACATGGAAGCTGCACCAGGAGCAGAGGCAG GTAGAAGAGCTTAAGATGCAGCTCCACAAGAGGAAGCGTTGCTATGGCGCAACCCAGGATAgcatcccccctccctctcagtCACACCACCCCACCATGCATCACCAGCATAATTCAGCCATGATGGGCCAGCACTTTTTCGGGGTGACGATCAAGCAAGAGCCCATGACCCTGTCCTCCAGctgtcccctctcctcccccaaGCAGCTGAAGAGCCCTCCTGGGAGCTGCATGGAGGATATGGGACACTGCAGTGCTCCTGTCCCTAGTATGGGGGGCTCTGGAGGGCCACGATGTATGGACACAGCCCCTTCCTCCGGCAGTCCCTCTGCCATGTCTGCTTTCCTCAGTCCCCAGTGCTCGCCGCAAGACTCTCCCATTGGAAAGCCCTCTAGTAGCCCCCAGCCCTCGTCTCCTAATAACCCATACCTGCTATCACCTCCGCTGGGAAGGGACGGCTGCAGTCACCCCCTGCCCCAGGGCAACACCAGAGCACGAAACATGCAG atccagcagaagactggagGCCAGCCAGTGAACTGTTCTTATTCTGACCAAAGAGGCCTTCAGGGAGTCTTTCCCAACTCAGCTGATTGTGGCCTTACCCACCGGGGAACAACCAAAGCCACTAATTCAAACATGCAACCAAAG ATGTCAATATTGCCACCTCCTCGGCAAGTTGGCCAAAAGTGCCAGGTCTCTACCCCTGCCTACAGTAGCTCAGAATCAGCTGCATCTGACTTAAGACAGCCCCCATGCTATGAGGATGCAGTCAAGCAG CAAATGACCAGAAGTCAGCAGATGGATGAAATTTTGGATGTGCTCATAGAGAGTGGAG AGATGCCAGCTAACgccagagaagagagggagagatctTCTGTAACCAAAGTTGTGCCTCACATTACTGTGTCCCCAGGGAGCGCCGGCCTCATCGTCCCAAGGTTCCACCGACACTATGAGCACCTGTCCCCTCCTCAGCTTCCTTATGACCAGTCGGCCAATCATATCACTGACAGCCACCTGGACACTCTGCTGGGCAGTCCCATTGGCCGCGGTGGGGAGGTAGCCCTTCTTAAAATGGCGGCTgaggagggagggcaggaaGACGAAGGGAACGGAGACGGCGATGGATACAGTAGCCCCAAtaaccaccgccaccaccaccctcACCATCCCCACCAAGACAAACTCCTGGCCAACAAAGACCTGATGGACACGCCAACCCCTCTGTCGCCCATCAACACTAAGGTGTCCCCCGTCCCCGAGGTGCAAGGGATGGTGGGCATGACCTTCAGCGAGACACCGTGGGAGACGATGGAGTGGCTGGACCTGACACCGCCCAGCTCGGCCACGGCCTTCAGCGTCGCTCCACCCAACGGTCCCAGCATCTTCAACACAGAGTTCCTGGATGTCACAGACATTAACTTGAACTCTGCTATGGATCTTCACCTGGAGCACTGGTGA
- the myocd gene encoding myocardin isoform X6, protein MNAVKCTEVPANGPESRQCPGHPDVTEGHGGRGEQKNKRNHALRKQLPSTEGNKVNHGKFPKQEDSYAFEEDSSSDSLSPEQHHSDESQGSACPSSEAVGSTASSSSSPALTSPRQGGATRDPPDQSQDEGLSGANNSQPTPPIPVPAIVKSKTSDKNRHKKPKDVKPKVKKLKYHQYIPPDQKAEKSPPPMDSAYARLLQQQQLFLQLQILSQQKHAHTQPHTHSQQHTHAPQTQAQAQAQQRQSTFSYQPLHPPGQTQKGGSDQLSACSSSGSTSTVNSSSPSPVKTTYPNQTNISPVKPGPLPANLDDLKVSELRQHLRIRGMPVSGTKTALIERLRPFKDSNASSSPSGSSDITTMTFSVTPSGSLSSYQSPSSSSALSQGGYYPYPSTSSTPPISPASSELSLSGSLPDSFSDVPMSSPPQFALQPSPAQLSAEEGLGGGSMAGGGPRGGEGGELDGLEAEKDKMLVEKQKVIEELTWKLHQEQRQVEELKMQLHKRKRCYGATQDSIPPPSQSHHPTMHHQHNSAMMGQHFFGVTIKQEPMTLSSSCPLSSPKQLKSPPGSCMEDMGHCSAPVPSMGGSGGPRCMDTAPSSGSPSAMSAFLSPQCSPQDSPIGKPSSSPQPSSPNNPYLLSPPLGRDGCSHPLPQGNTRARNMQIQQKTGGQPVNCSYSDQRGLQGVFPNSADCGLTHRGTTKATNSNMQPKMSILPPPRQVGQKCQVSTPAYSSSESAASDLRQPPCYEDAVKQQMTRSQQMDEILDVLIESGEMPANAREERERSSVTKVVPHITVSPGSAGLIVPRFHRHYEHLSPPQLPYDQSANHITDSHLDTLLGSPIGRGGEVALLKMAAEEGGQEDEGNGDGDGYSSPNNHRHHHPHHPHQDKLLANKDLMDTPTPLSPINTKVSPVPEVQGMVGMTFSETPWETMEWLDLTPPSSATAFSVAPPNGPSIFNTEFLDVTDINLNSAMDLHLEHW, encoded by the exons TAAACCATGGCAAGTTCCCTAAGCAAGAGGACTCTTACGCCTTcgaggaggacagcagcagtgacagccTGTCTCCAGAGCAGCACCACAGTGACGAGTCCCAGGGCTCGGCCTGCCCCTCCTCCGAGGCCGTCGGCAGcacagcctcctcttcctcctcgcctGCCCTCACCAGCCCACGACAG GGGGGTGCAACTAGAGATCCTCCCGATCAAAGTCAGGATGAAGGGCTGTCTGGTGCCAACAACAGCCAGCCTACTCCACCCATACCTGTTCCTGCTATTGTCAAG TCCAAGACTTCAGACAAGAACCGACACAAGAAGCCCAAAGATGTGAAGCCCAAGGTGAAGAAGCTCAAGTACCACCAGTACATTCCTCCGGACCAGAAGGCTGAGAAGTCCCCTCCGCCCATGGACTCGGCCTACGCCCGACtcctgcagcaacagcagctctTCCTGCAGCTCCAGATCCTCAGCCAGCAgaaacacgcgcacacacagccgcacacacactcacagcagcaCACGCACGCCCCGCAGACGCAGGCCCAAGCTCAGGCTCAGCAGCGACAGTCCACTTTCAGCTACCAGCCGCTGCACCCGCCAGGCCAAACGCAGAA AGGAGGCAGTGATCAGCTGTCAGCCTGCAGCTCCAGTGGCTCTACCAGCACCGTCAACAGCAGCTCCCCCTCTCCGGTTAAGACCACATACCCGAATCAAACCAACATCTCACCAGTCAAGCCTGGGCCTTTGCCAGCCAATTTGGATGACCTAAAA GTGTCAGAGCTCAGGCAGCACCTGCGTATCCGTGGCATGCCTGTCTCAGGCACCAAGACCGCCCTAATTGAGCGACTCCGGCCCTTCAAGGACTCCAATGCCAGCTCCTCCCCCTCAGGCTCCAGCGACATTACCACCATGACCTTCTCCGTCACTCCCTCGGGATCCCTGTCTTCCTACCAGTCTCCGTCTTCCTCCAGCGCCCTATCCCAAGGAGGGTACTACCCTTAccccagcacctcctccacccctcccatCTCTCCGGCCTCCTCCGAGCTGTCCCTCAGCGGCTCACTCCCTGACAGCTTCAGCGATGTGCCCATGTCATCGCCACCGCAATTCGCCTTGCAGCCATCCCCAGCTCAGCTCAGCGCCGAGGAGGGACTTGGAGGAGGCAGCATGGCTGGTGGAGGCCCgcggggaggggagggtggagAGTTGGATGGCCTGGAGGCAGAGAAGGACAAGATGCTGGTGGAGAAGCAGAAGGTGATTGAAGAGCTGACATGGAAGCTGCACCAGGAGCAGAGGCAG GTAGAAGAGCTTAAGATGCAGCTCCACAAGAGGAAGCGTTGCTATGGCGCAACCCAGGATAgcatcccccctccctctcagtCACACCACCCCACCATGCATCACCAGCATAATTCAGCCATGATGGGCCAGCACTTTTTCGGGGTGACGATCAAGCAAGAGCCCATGACCCTGTCCTCCAGctgtcccctctcctcccccaaGCAGCTGAAGAGCCCTCCTGGGAGCTGCATGGAGGATATGGGACACTGCAGTGCTCCTGTCCCTAGTATGGGGGGCTCTGGAGGGCCACGATGTATGGACACAGCCCCTTCCTCCGGCAGTCCCTCTGCCATGTCTGCTTTCCTCAGTCCCCAGTGCTCGCCGCAAGACTCTCCCATTGGAAAGCCCTCTAGTAGCCCCCAGCCCTCGTCTCCTAATAACCCATACCTGCTATCACCTCCGCTGGGAAGGGACGGCTGCAGTCACCCCCTGCCCCAGGGCAACACCAGAGCACGAAACATGCAG atccagcagaagactggagGCCAGCCAGTGAACTGTTCTTATTCTGACCAAAGAGGCCTTCAGGGAGTCTTTCCCAACTCAGCTGATTGTGGCCTTACCCACCGGGGAACAACCAAAGCCACTAATTCAAACATGCAACCAAAG ATGTCAATATTGCCACCTCCTCGGCAAGTTGGCCAAAAGTGCCAGGTCTCTACCCCTGCCTACAGTAGCTCAGAATCAGCTGCATCTGACTTAAGACAGCCCCCATGCTATGAGGATGCAGTCAAGCAG CAAATGACCAGAAGTCAGCAGATGGATGAAATTTTGGATGTGCTCATAGAGAGTGGAG AGATGCCAGCTAACgccagagaagagagggagagatctTCTGTAACCAAAGTTGTGCCTCACATTACTGTGTCCCCAGGGAGCGCCGGCCTCATCGTCCCAAGGTTCCACCGACACTATGAGCACCTGTCCCCTCCTCAGCTTCCTTATGACCAGTCGGCCAATCATATCACTGACAGCCACCTGGACACTCTGCTGGGCAGTCCCATTGGCCGCGGTGGGGAGGTAGCCCTTCTTAAAATGGCGGCTgaggagggagggcaggaaGACGAAGGGAACGGAGACGGCGATGGATACAGTAGCCCCAAtaaccaccgccaccaccaccctcACCATCCCCACCAAGACAAACTCCTGGCCAACAAAGACCTGATGGACACGCCAACCCCTCTGTCGCCCATCAACACTAAGGTGTCCCCCGTCCCCGAGGTGCAAGGGATGGTGGGCATGACCTTCAGCGAGACACCGTGGGAGACGATGGAGTGGCTGGACCTGACACCGCCCAGCTCGGCCACGGCCTTCAGCGTCGCTCCACCCAACGGTCCCAGCATCTTCAACACAGAGTTCCTGGATGTCACAGACATTAACTTGAACTCTGCTATGGATCTTCACCTGGAGCACTGGTGA
- the myocd gene encoding myocardin isoform X2 produces the protein MNAVKCTEVPANGPESRQCPGHPDVTEGHGGRGEQKNKRNHALRKQLPSTEGNKVLQLRLQQRRTREQLADQGIMPHPASDVSSLEAQMRLKRARLADDLNEKLALRPGPLELVQKNIIPLDSAVRAATMTVNHGKFPKQEDSYAFEEDSSSDSLSPEQHHSDESQGSACPSSEAVGSTASSSSSPALTSPRQGGATRDPPDQSQDEGLSGANNSQPTPPIPVPAIVKSKTSDKNRHKKPKDVKPKVKKLKYHQYIPPDQKAEKSPPPMDSAYARLLQQQQLFLQLQILSQQKHAHTQPHTHSQQHTHAPQTQAQAQAQQRQSTFSYQPLHPPGQTQKGGSDQLSACSSSGSTSTVNSSSPSPVKTTYPNQTNISPVKPGPLPANLDDLKVSELRQHLRIRGMPVSGTKTALIERLRPFKDSNASSSPSGSSDITTMTFSVTPSGSLSSYQSPSSSSALSQGGYYPYPSTSSTPPISPASSELSLSGSLPDSFSDVPMSSPPQFALQPSPAQLSAEEGLGGGSMAGGGPRGGEGGELDGLEAEKDKMLVEKQKVIEELTWKLHQEQRQVEELKMQLHKRKRCYGATQDSIPPPSQSHHPTMHHQHNSAMMGQHFFGVTIKQEPMTLSSSCPLSSPKQLKSPPGSCMEDMGHCSAPVPSMGGSGGPRCMDTAPSSGSPSAMSAFLSPQCSPQDSPIGKPSSSPQPSSPNNPYLLSPPLGRDGCSHPLPQGNTRARNMQIQQKTGGQPVNCSYSDQRGLQGVFPNSADCGLTHRGTTKATNSNMQPKMSILPPPRQVGQKCQVSTPAYSSSESAASDLRQPPCYEDAVKQQMTRSQQMDEILDVLIESGGSAGLIVPRFHRHYEHLSPPQLPYDQSANHITDSHLDTLLGSPIGRGGEVALLKMAAEEGGQEDEGNGDGDGYSSPNNHRHHHPHHPHQDKLLANKDLMDTPTPLSPINTKVSPVPEVQGMVGMTFSETPWETMEWLDLTPPSSATAFSVAPPNGPSIFNTEFLDVTDINLNSAMDLHLEHW, from the exons TCCTACAGTTAAGACTTCAGCAGAGGAGGACACGAGAGCAACTGGCAGACCAGGGCATCATGCCTC aCCCGGCCTCAGACGTCTCCTCTCTGGAGGCCCAGATGAGGCTAAAGCGAGCACGACTCGCCGACGACCTGAATGAGAAGCTGGCTCTCAGGCCAGGCCCCCTGGAGCTGGTCCAAAAGAATATCATTCCCCTAGACTCTGCCGTCAGAGCGGCCACCATGACAG TAAACCATGGCAAGTTCCCTAAGCAAGAGGACTCTTACGCCTTcgaggaggacagcagcagtgacagccTGTCTCCAGAGCAGCACCACAGTGACGAGTCCCAGGGCTCGGCCTGCCCCTCCTCCGAGGCCGTCGGCAGcacagcctcctcttcctcctcgcctGCCCTCACCAGCCCACGACAG GGGGGTGCAACTAGAGATCCTCCCGATCAAAGTCAGGATGAAGGGCTGTCTGGTGCCAACAACAGCCAGCCTACTCCACCCATACCTGTTCCTGCTATTGTCAAG TCCAAGACTTCAGACAAGAACCGACACAAGAAGCCCAAAGATGTGAAGCCCAAGGTGAAGAAGCTCAAGTACCACCAGTACATTCCTCCGGACCAGAAGGCTGAGAAGTCCCCTCCGCCCATGGACTCGGCCTACGCCCGACtcctgcagcaacagcagctctTCCTGCAGCTCCAGATCCTCAGCCAGCAgaaacacgcgcacacacagccgcacacacactcacagcagcaCACGCACGCCCCGCAGACGCAGGCCCAAGCTCAGGCTCAGCAGCGACAGTCCACTTTCAGCTACCAGCCGCTGCACCCGCCAGGCCAAACGCAGAA AGGAGGCAGTGATCAGCTGTCAGCCTGCAGCTCCAGTGGCTCTACCAGCACCGTCAACAGCAGCTCCCCCTCTCCGGTTAAGACCACATACCCGAATCAAACCAACATCTCACCAGTCAAGCCTGGGCCTTTGCCAGCCAATTTGGATGACCTAAAA GTGTCAGAGCTCAGGCAGCACCTGCGTATCCGTGGCATGCCTGTCTCAGGCACCAAGACCGCCCTAATTGAGCGACTCCGGCCCTTCAAGGACTCCAATGCCAGCTCCTCCCCCTCAGGCTCCAGCGACATTACCACCATGACCTTCTCCGTCACTCCCTCGGGATCCCTGTCTTCCTACCAGTCTCCGTCTTCCTCCAGCGCCCTATCCCAAGGAGGGTACTACCCTTAccccagcacctcctccacccctcccatCTCTCCGGCCTCCTCCGAGCTGTCCCTCAGCGGCTCACTCCCTGACAGCTTCAGCGATGTGCCCATGTCATCGCCACCGCAATTCGCCTTGCAGCCATCCCCAGCTCAGCTCAGCGCCGAGGAGGGACTTGGAGGAGGCAGCATGGCTGGTGGAGGCCCgcggggaggggagggtggagAGTTGGATGGCCTGGAGGCAGAGAAGGACAAGATGCTGGTGGAGAAGCAGAAGGTGATTGAAGAGCTGACATGGAAGCTGCACCAGGAGCAGAGGCAG GTAGAAGAGCTTAAGATGCAGCTCCACAAGAGGAAGCGTTGCTATGGCGCAACCCAGGATAgcatcccccctccctctcagtCACACCACCCCACCATGCATCACCAGCATAATTCAGCCATGATGGGCCAGCACTTTTTCGGGGTGACGATCAAGCAAGAGCCCATGACCCTGTCCTCCAGctgtcccctctcctcccccaaGCAGCTGAAGAGCCCTCCTGGGAGCTGCATGGAGGATATGGGACACTGCAGTGCTCCTGTCCCTAGTATGGGGGGCTCTGGAGGGCCACGATGTATGGACACAGCCCCTTCCTCCGGCAGTCCCTCTGCCATGTCTGCTTTCCTCAGTCCCCAGTGCTCGCCGCAAGACTCTCCCATTGGAAAGCCCTCTAGTAGCCCCCAGCCCTCGTCTCCTAATAACCCATACCTGCTATCACCTCCGCTGGGAAGGGACGGCTGCAGTCACCCCCTGCCCCAGGGCAACACCAGAGCACGAAACATGCAG atccagcagaagactggagGCCAGCCAGTGAACTGTTCTTATTCTGACCAAAGAGGCCTTCAGGGAGTCTTTCCCAACTCAGCTGATTGTGGCCTTACCCACCGGGGAACAACCAAAGCCACTAATTCAAACATGCAACCAAAG ATGTCAATATTGCCACCTCCTCGGCAAGTTGGCCAAAAGTGCCAGGTCTCTACCCCTGCCTACAGTAGCTCAGAATCAGCTGCATCTGACTTAAGACAGCCCCCATGCTATGAGGATGCAGTCAAGCAG CAAATGACCAGAAGTCAGCAGATGGATGAAATTTTGGATGTGCTCATAGAGAGTGGAG GGAGCGCCGGCCTCATCGTCCCAAGGTTCCACCGACACTATGAGCACCTGTCCCCTCCTCAGCTTCCTTATGACCAGTCGGCCAATCATATCACTGACAGCCACCTGGACACTCTGCTGGGCAGTCCCATTGGCCGCGGTGGGGAGGTAGCCCTTCTTAAAATGGCGGCTgaggagggagggcaggaaGACGAAGGGAACGGAGACGGCGATGGATACAGTAGCCCCAAtaaccaccgccaccaccaccctcACCATCCCCACCAAGACAAACTCCTGGCCAACAAAGACCTGATGGACACGCCAACCCCTCTGTCGCCCATCAACACTAAGGTGTCCCCCGTCCCCGAGGTGCAAGGGATGGTGGGCATGACCTTCAGCGAGACACCGTGGGAGACGATGGAGTGGCTGGACCTGACACCGCCCAGCTCGGCCACGGCCTTCAGCGTCGCTCCACCCAACGGTCCCAGCATCTTCAACACAGAGTTCCTGGATGTCACAGACATTAACTTGAACTCTGCTATGGATCTTCACCTGGAGCACTGGTGA